In one Nomascus leucogenys isolate Asia chromosome 13, Asia_NLE_v1, whole genome shotgun sequence genomic region, the following are encoded:
- the TMEM229A gene encoding transmembrane protein 229A, which yields MAGSDVDNEAPARRGGAARRPGAPGGPGSEAAAGCPEPLSTAEAPAESATLPAWMRLYFYGMHGITLDVLVSSARRFARSPDLRMLGFSSPYRCLLHSLTHFALEKVYLQQRRCPSAFVFNFLLYPSAHVGLQTLAGQALLLSLGGGAGVAVAPGALDLALQYVLALYHCQVFLKRFLRLRYGRQRRRQQQQQQQRRGALPAPPGPRVPTAAGARRRRPRGPRGAGGAPSQGLPDLPRFLFFGMHGFLDEIFFTFFFNVLGQGDGTTSGHTSLWSFFMYGSCSFVVEKLYFHLHYSRGWGTWKRVPIYVIFIYVWELSWGLGLRTCGACSWDYSHYPLNFMGLITLMYLPGWIFLSVYQDLISNVLWRVQYVPTN from the coding sequence ATGGCGGGGAGCGACGTGGACAACGAGGCCCCCGCACGGAGGGGCGGCGCGGCGCGGCGTCCGGGGGCCCCGGGCGGACCGGGAAGCGAGGCGGCAGCCGGCTGCCCGGAGCCGCTGTCCACTGCTGAAGCGCCGGCTGAGAGCGCCACGCTGCCCGCCTGGATGCGCCTCTACTTCTACGGGATGCACGGGATCACCCTGGATGTGCTGGTGTCCTCGGCCCGGCGCTTCGCCCGCAGCCCGGACCTGCGGATGCTAGGCTTCTCCTCGCCCTACCGCTGCCTGCTGCACTCGCTCACCCATTTCGCCCTGGAGAAGGTGTACCTGCAGCAGCGGCGCTGTCCCAGCGCCTTCGTCTTCAATTTCCTCCTCTACCCCTCGGCCCACGTGGGGCTGCAGACCCTAGCGGGCCAGGCGCTACTACTCAGCCTGGGCGGCGGGGCGGGGGTCGCGGTGGCGCCAGGGGCGCTGGACCTGGCGCTGCAGTACGTGCTGGCGCTGTACCACTGCCAAGTGTTCCTGAAGCGCTTCCTGCGCTTGCGGTACGGGCGACAGAGGCGGcggcagcagcaacagcagcagcagcggaGGGGCGCGCTTCCCGCCCCTCCCGGCCCCCGGGTCCCTACTGCAGCCGGAGCCCGGCGGCGACGACCCCGTGGCCCCAGGGGCGCCGGGGGAGCCCCCAGCCAGGGGCTGCCCGACCTACCCCGCTTTCTTTTCTTCGGAATGCACGGCTTTCTGGATGAGATCTTCTTCACCTTCTTCTTCAACGTACTGGGGCAAGGGGACGGGACAACCAGCGGCCACACGTCGCTCTGGTCCTTCTTTATGTACGGCAGCTGCAGTTTCGTGGTGGAAAAGCTCTACTTCCACCTCCACTACAGCCGCGGTTGGGGCACTTGGAAGCGGGTGCCCATCTACGTGATCTTCATCTACGTGTGGGAGCTGTCCTGGGGTCTGGGACTCCGCACGTGCGGGGCTTGTTCCTGGGACTATTCTCACTACCCGCTCAATTTCATGGGCCTCATCACCCTGATGTATTTACCTGGCTGGATATTCCTTAGTGTGTACCAGGACCTAATTTCCAACGTGTTGTGGAGGGTGCAGTACGTACCAACTaactaa